The following proteins are co-located in the Vigna unguiculata cultivar IT97K-499-35 chromosome 9, ASM411807v1, whole genome shotgun sequence genome:
- the LOC114164156 gene encoding protein SABRE isoform X1: MAASPVNFLFGFLLLSITLWLVFIFASGLVAWILSRILGASVGFRVGGWKCLRDVVVKFKKGAVESVSVGEIKLSLRQSLVKLGVGFMSRDPKLQVLICDLEVVLRPPDKTPGKKKTRKSRASGRGKWMIVGNIARYLSVCVTDLVLKTPKSTVEIKELNLDISKDGGSKSNLLVRLHIFPIFVHIGEPRVSCDLISNLSGEGCSSSGQASITAIERSSAPFFCEMFSVSCEFDHDREVGIVIKSMDISSGEVNVNLNEELLLKRKSSSEFSLGPGSKVGHHADSVGAKGPSKKMQTLVAFSKYSSMFPEKVSFNLPKLDVSFVHREHNLFLENNIMGIQLKSTKLRSTEDLGESTRLDFQLEFSEIHLLREAGSSILEILKVDLASFVYIPVQPISPVRAETDIKLGGTQCNIIMSRLKPWLFLHSSKKKRMVLREEASVDAKPQSTDGKTIMWTCNVSAPEMTIVLFNMAGSPVYHGCSQSSHLFANNISNMGTTVHTELGELNLHLADEYQECLKESVFGVESNCGSVMHIAKVNLDWGKKDVESSEGDGPKCRLGLLVDVTGMTLCLTFKRIESLVSTAVSFQALLKSLSASKKKLTHSQGRLTKSSGKGTQFLKFNLERCSVHVWGETGLETTFVPDPKRVNYGSQGGRVLINVSADGTPRNANIFSTISNENQKLKYSVSLEIFRFSLCVNKEKQSTQMELERAKSAYQEYREENREVTNVALFDMQNAKFVQRSGGLKDIAVCSLFSATDITVRWEPDVHLSLIELVFQLKLLVHNSKLQEHGNEHMEDLSHVQDANWKKESAIGSGYLEKQKKKESIFAVDVETLSISAGLGDGVEAMVQVQSIFSENARIGVLLEGLMLSLNGARVFKSSRMQISRIPSVSANASDVKGHVTTWDFVVQGLDFHIIMPYRLQLRAIDDVIEDMLRGLKLIIAAKKKMIFPVKKEISKVKKPSSVQFGCIKFCIRKLTADIEEEPIQGWFDEHYQLLKKEAAELAIRLNFLDEFISKAKQGSKSTDTVSSSQERKVSFNNVEANVKDSSTIESMREEIYKRSFRSYYQACQNLVLSEGSGACVDDFQSGFRPSTSRTSLLSISASDLDVSLKKIDGGEVGIIEVLKKLDPVCLEKDIPFSRLYGTNILLNTGSLVVKLRNYTFPLFSGSSGKCEGHLVLAQQATSFQPQIYQDVYVGRWRKVRMLRSASGTTPPLKTYSDLPIHFQKGEVSFGVGYEPAFADVSYAFTVALRRANLSLMNPGPLILPPKKERSLPWWDDMRNYIHGRISLMFSESKWNVLASTDPYEKVDKLQIVTNSMEMHQSDGRVFVSAKDFKILLSSLESLANKRGIKIPAGVSGAFLEAPVFTLEVTMDWDCESGDPMNHYLFALPAEGKPRDKVFDPFRSTSLSLRWNFSLRPFPPPSQKESSSSITRDIEGDATAFDNFQTSQNVSPLSPTFNFGAHDLAWILKFWSLNYIPPHKLRSFSRWPRFGIPRIARSGNLSLDKVMTEFMLRLDATPACIKNMPLDDDDPARGLTFAMTKLKYELCYSRGKQKYTFESKRDILDLVYQGLDLHMLKAFINKEECASVAKVVNMILKSSQSASIDKVPSEKGYMTEKNRDDGFLLSSDYFTIRRQSPKADPARLLAWQEAGRRSVEMTHIRSGYENGSETDDHMRSDLSDDDGNNVVVADDCQSVFVYGLKLLWTIGNRDAVWAWVGGLSKAFEPAKPSPSQQYAQRKLLEENKQRCGSDFHQDDVSKGLPTGKISKSFLQNVSTPGSLTSSPNSVKVDNLPSVKKENSDDLDGTRHFMVNVIEPQFNLHSEDANGRFLLAAVRGQVLARSFHSVFHVGYEIIEQALVSKDVPINEYQPEMTWKRMEFSVMLEHVQAHVAPTDVDPGAGLQWLPKILRSSPKVMRTGALLERVFMPCSMYFRYTRHKGGTPELKVKPLKELTFNSHDIEATMTSRQFQVMLDVLTNLLFARLPKPRKSSLSFPAEDYEDVEEEADEVVPDGVEEVELAKINLEKTEREQRLLLDDIRKLSLWGDPYGEPHQEKESELWMISGGRSLLVQGLKRELVIAQKSRKAASASLRMAFQKAAQLRLTEKEKNKSPSYAMRISLQINKVVWSMLVDGKSFAEAEINDMIYDFDRDYKDVGIARFTTKYFVVRNCLPNVKSDMLLSAWNPPSEWGKKVMLRVDARQGAPKDGNSPLELFEVEIYPLKIHLTETMYRMMWEYFFPEEEQDSQRRQEVWKVSTTAGARRVKKGSLLEASASSSHSIKEYEAPSKSGISAMLFPTSQPSVHVDSAQASKTQNAKANSGTVTGSNPELRRTSSFDRTWEETVAESVANELVLQSFSSSKNGQYSSAKQQDESAKNKSKDSKGVKGGRSSHEEKKVAKSHEEKRSRPRKMMEFHNIKISQVELLVTYEGQRFVVNDLKLLMDQFHRTEFTGTWRRLFSRVKKHIIWGVLKSVTGMQGRKFKDKGQSQHTGAGVPEIDLNFSDNEGQTGKSDQYPPSWPKRPSDGAGDGFVTSIRGLFNTQRRKAKAFVLRTMRGEAENDFQGDWSESDMDFSPFARQLTITRAKELIRRHTKKFRSRGQKASSSQQRESLPSSPRETTPFDSDSSSGSSPYEDFHE; the protein is encoded by the exons ATGGCGGCTTCTCCGGTCAATTTCCTCTTCGGATTCTTGCTACTCTCGATTACATTGTGGCTCGTCTTCAT aTTCGCTTCTGGGCTGGTGGCTTGGATTTTAAGCCGGATTTTGGGAGCATCTGTTGGATTTCGTGTTGGTGGTTGGAAATGTTTAAGGGACGTGGTAGTGAAGTTTAAAAAG GGTGCTGTTGAATCTGTTTCTGTTGGTGAAATTAAACTCAGCTTACGCCAGTCCCTGGTTAAACTTGGTGTGGGTTTCATGTCTCGGGATCCCAAGCTACAAGTGTTAATATGTGACCTAGAAGTTGTTTTGAGGCCTCCAGATAAAACCCCAGGGAAGAAGAAAACTAGGAAATCCCGTGCTTCAGGCAGGGGGAAGTGGATGATTGTGGGCAATATTGCAAGATATTTGTCAGTTTGTGTGACTGATCTGGTTCTGAAG ACTCCAAAGTCTACGGTTGAGATCAAGGAATTGAATCTAGATATATCTAAAGATGGTGGATCCAAGTCAAATTTATTAGTTAGACTGCATATATTTCCTATTTTTGTTCACATTGGTGAGCCACGGGTCAGCTGTGACCTAATATCTAATTTAAGTGGTGAAGGATGTAGTTCTTCTGGCCAGGCATCCATTACTGCTATAGAAAGGTCTTCAGCTCCTTTTTTCTGCGAAATGTTCTCTGTCTCGTGTGAATTTGATCATGATAG GGAAGTGGGTATAGTTATTAAGAGTATGGACATTTCTAGTGGAGAGGTCAATGTAAATTTGAATGAGGAGTTGCTTTTGAAGAGAAAGAGTTCATCAGAGTTTTCTTTGGGGCCTGGCAGCAAAGTAGGGCATCATGCTGATTCTGTGGGTGCAAAAGGGCCATCAAAGAAGATGCAAACACTTGTCGCTTTCTCCAAGTACAGCTCTATGTTTCCTGAAAAG GTCAGCTTCAATCTTCCAAAGCTGGATGTGAGTTTTGTGCATCGTGAACATAATCTTTTCCTTGAAAACAACATCATGGGCATCCAATTGAAAAGCACCAAATTACGATCCACAGAGGATCTTGGGGAAAGTACACGCCTTGATTTCCAACTGGAGTTTAGTGAAATACAT CTTCTGAGAGAAGCAGGTTCTTCCATCCTGGAGATATTGAAGGTGGATTTGGCCTCTTTTGTATATATCCCAGTACAG CCAATATCACCTGTTAGAGCTGAAACTGATATCAAGTTAGGAGGTACTCAGTGCAACATCATAATGAGCAGGTTAAAGCCTTGGTTGTTTCTCCACTCGTCTAAGAAGAAAAGGATGGTACTTCGAGAAGAAGCATCTGTTGATGCAAAGCCTCAATCAACTGATGGCAAGACAATCATGTGGACATGCAATGTCTCAGCTCCTGAGATGACAATAGTGCTTTTCAATATGGCTGGTTCTCCTGTTTATCAT GGTTGCTCTCAATCATCGCATTTGTTCGCAAACAACATTTCAAATATGGGGACTACAGTACACACTGAACTTGGAGAGTTAAATCTTCACCTAGCTGATGAATATCAAGAATGCTTGAAAGAAAGTGTTTTTGGTGTGGAATCAAATTGTGGCTCCGTTATGCACATTGCGAAGGTTAATTTGGATTGGGGGAAAAAGGATGTGGAATCATCTGAAGGAGATGGTCCTAAGTGTAGACTAGGTTTGTTAGTTGATGTGACTGGTATGACACTATGTCTAACTTTCAAGCGTATAGAATCACTTGTGTCAACAGCCGTATCTTTTCAAGCTCTTTTGAAAAGCTTATCTGCTTCAAAGAAAAAGTTGACTCATAGTCAAGGTCGTTTAACAAAATCTTCTGGTAAAGGAACTCAGTTTTTGAAATTCAATCTTGAGAGGTGTTCAGTACATGTATGGGGTGAGACAGGTTTGGAAACTACATTTGTTCCAGATCCCAAGCGAGTTAATTATGGCTCACAAGGGGGTAGAGTTTTGATAAATGTGTCAGCAGATGGTACCCCACGCAATGCAAATATATTCTCCACTATTTCTAATGAAAACCAGAAGCTGAAGTACTCTGTCTCTCTTGAAATATTTCGATTTAGTTTGTGTGTGAACAAAGAGAAACAGTCCACACAGATGGAACTTGAGAGAGCCAAATCTGCCTATCAGGAATACAGGGAGGAAAATAGGGAAGTAACAAATGTGGCGTTGTTTGATATGCAAAATGCTAAATTTGTACAGCGTTCAGGTGGTCTCAAAGACATTGCTGTCTGTTCTCTTTTTAGTGCTACCGATATCACTGTAAGGTGGGAGCCTGATGTACATCTATCACTAATTGAACTTGTTTTTCAGCTGAAGCTACTTGTACACAATAGTAAGCTTCAGGAGCATGGCAATGAACACATGGAAGATTTGTCTCATGTTCAAGATGCTAATTGGAAAAAAGAATCTGCCATTGGATCAGGGTACCTTGAAaagcagaaaaagaaagaatctATTTTTGCTGTCGATGTAGAAACATTAAGTATTTCGGCTGGGCTAGGAGATGGAGTTGAGGCCATGGTTCAGGTGCAATCAATTTTCTCTGAGAATGCTCGTATAGGAGTACTCCTTGAAGGACTTATGCTTAGTTTGAATGGAGCTAGAGTCTTCAAGAGTAGTAGAATGCAAATTTCCCGGATTCCTAGTGTTTCTGCAAATGCATCTGATGTAAAAGGACATGTGACAACATGGGATTTTGTAGTCCAAGGTCTTGATTTTCACATTATCATGCCATACAGATTGCAATTGCGTGCCATTGATGATGTCATCGAAGATATGTTGCGAGGTTTGAAGCTCATAATTGCTGccaagaaaaaaatgatttttcccGTAAAGAAAGAGATCTCTAAAGTTAAGAAACCTAGCTCCGTACAATTTGGATGCATAAAATTTTGCATACGTAAGCTAACTGCTGATATTGAAGAGGAACCAATCCAGGGATGGTTTGATGAGCACTATCAGCTTCTGAAGAAGGAGGCTGCTGAGTTAGCCATTCGGTTGAACTTTCTAGATGAATTTATATCGAAGGCAAAACAAGGTTCCAAATCAACTGACACCGTTAGTTCTTCTCAAGAAAGAAAAGTTTCTTTTAATAATGTGGAGGCTAATGTAAAAGATTCTTCTACTATTGAATCCATGAGGGAAGAAATTTATAAACGATCATTTCGATCATATTACCAGGCGTGCCAGAATCTTGTGTTGTCGGAAGGGTCTGGTGCTTGTGTGGATGATTTTCAATCTGGTTTCAGACCTAGTACATCAAGGACATCTCTTCTTTCAATATCTGCCTCAGATTTAGATGTAAGcttgaaaaaaattgatggtGGAGAGGTTGGTATAATTGAGGTTCTGAAGAAGCTTGATCCTGTCTGTCTTGAGAAAGATATACCATTTTCCCGACTTTATGGGACAAATATTCTCTTAAATACAGGTTCTCTTGTAGTTAAGCTTCGGAATTACACATTTCCTCTTTTCTCTGGAAGTTCCGGTAAATGTGAAGGCCATCTTGTATTGGCTCAGCAG GCAACTAGCTTTCAGCCTCAAATATATCAAGATGTCTATGTTGGGAGATGGAGAAAAGTTCGTATGCTACGATCAGCTAGTGGTACTACTCCACCATTGAAGACATACTCTGATTTGCCCATACATTTCCAGAAAGGTGAGGTATCATTTGGGGTGGGTTATGAACCAGCTTTTGCTGATGTTAGTTATGCTTTCACCGTAGCACTTCGGAGGGCTAATCTAAGTTTAATGAATCCTGGTCCACTTATCCTGCCACCAAAAAAGGAGCGAAGTTTGCCATGGTGGGATGACATGAGAAATTACATCCATGGAAGAATATCCTTAATGTTTTCTGAATCAAAATGGAATGTTTTAGCAAGTACAGATCCTTATGAAAAGGTTGACAAACTTCAAATTGTGACCAACTCTATGGAGATGCACCAGTCTGATGGTCGTGTTTTTGTTTCTGCCAAagattttaagattttgttgAGTAGTTTGGAGAGTTTGGCGAACAAACGAGGCATTAAAATTCCAGCAGGTGTCTCAGGTGCATTTCTGGAAGCGCCTGTCTTTACTCTTGAAGTTACAATGGACTGGGATTGTGAATCCGGAGATCCCATGaatcattatttatttgcaCTTCCAGCTGAGGGCAAACCTCGTGATAAAGTATTTGATCCCTTCAGATCCACTTCACTTTCCCTTCGATGGAACTTCTCTCTTAGACCCTTTCCTCCTCCATCACAAAAGGAATCCTCATCTTCCATTACTAGGGATATTGAGGGTGATGCTACTGcatttgataattttcaaaCGTCCCAGAATGTTTCACCTCTGTCCCCAACATTTAACTTTGGAGCTCATGATCTAGCATGGATTCTAAAGTTCTGGAGTTTGAACTACATTCCTCCACATAAGCTGCGCAGCTTTTCTCGGTGGCCTCGTTTTGGTATTCCAAGAATTGCCAGATCTGGCAATCTTTCATTAGATAAAGTGATGACTGAATTTATGCTCCGTCTAGATGCCACACCAGCCTGTATAAAGAACATGCCTCTAGATGATGATGATCCGGCGAGAGGACTGACTTTTGCAATGACGAAACTGAAATATGAACTGTGTTACAGTAGGGGCAAGCAAAAGTATACTTTTGAAAGCAAGCGTGATATTCTTGATCTTGTTTACCAAGGTCTTGATCTTCATATGCTAAAGGCTTTCATAAACAAAGAAGAATGTGCCAGTGTTGCCAAAGTAGTTAACATGATACTGAAAAGTTCTCAATCTGCATCCATTGACAAAGTTCCCAGTGAAAAGGGTTACATGACAGAAAAAAATCGTGATGATGGATTTCTTTTATCCTCTGATTACTTCACCATCAGAAGACAATCTCCGAAGGCTGATCCTGCTAGGTTATTAGCATGGCAAGAAGCAGGAAGAAGAAGTGTCGAGATGACGCATATACGGTCTGGGTATGAAAATGGGAGTGAAACAGATGATCATATGCGATCGGACCTAAGTGATGATGATGGTAACAATGTAGTAGTAGCTGATGATTGTCAGAGTGTGTTTGTGTATGGTCTGAAGCTTTTGTGGACTATTGGAAACAGAGATGCTGTTTGGGCTTGGGTTGGTGGTCTGTCCAAAGCCTTTGAACCAGCCAAGCCTTCTCCTTCCCAGCAGTATGCACAGAGAAAATTACTTGAGGAAAACAAACAGCGTTGTGGTTCTGATTTCCATCAGGACGATGTTTCTAAGGGCCTTCCAACTGGTAAAATTTCCAAGTCTTTTTTGCAGAATGTGAGTACTCCTGGATCACTcacatcttcaccaaattcagTTAAAGTGGACAACTTGCCATCTG TCAAAAAAGAGAACTCGGATGATTTAGATGGGACTAGACATTTCATGGTGAATGTTATTGAGCCACAGTTTAATCTTCACTCAGAGGATGCAAAT GGTAGATTTTTGCTCGCTGCCGTAAGGGGCCAAGTTTTAGCTCGGTCATTTCATTCAGTCTTTCATGTTGGTTATGAGATAATTGAGCAAGCACTTGTATCTAAAGATGTTCCTATTAACGAGTACCAACCtgaaatgacatggaaaagaATGGAATTCTCTGTCATGTTGGAGCACGTGCAGGCTCATGTTGCACCAACAGATGTTGATCCAGGTGCTGGATTGCAGTGGCTTCCCAAAATTCTTAGAAGCTCTCCAAAGGTAATGCGTACGGGGGCTCTTCTTGAAAGAGTTTTTATGCCTTGTAGTATGTATTTTCGGTATACAAGGCACAAAGGGGGAACTCCAGAATTGAAG GTGAAGCCTTTGAAGGAGCTCACATTTAATTCTCATGATATAGAGGCAACAATGACATCACGCCAGTTTCAAGTCATGCTGGATGTATTGACCAATCTTCTATTTGCTCGCCTGCCAAA GCCTCGAAAAAGTAGCTTATCCTTTCCTGCCGAAGATTATGAGGATGTTGAAGAGGAAGCAGATGAGGTGGTTCCTGACGGTGTTGAAGAGGTGGAACTTGCAAAAATAAACCTTGAAAAAACAGAGAGGGAACAAAGGTTGCTTCTTGATGATATTCGAAAATTGTCTCTTTGGGGTGATCCTTATGGGGAACCACATCAAGAAAAGGAAAGCGAGTTATGGATGATATCTGGTGGAAGATCTTTGCTG GTCCAGGGACTGAAGAGAGAACTTGTAATTGCTCAAAAATCTAGAAAGGCAGCATCCGCCTCATTAAGGATGGCTTTTCAAAAAGCTGCCCAACTACGACTAACAGAGAAGGAGAAGAATAAAAGTCCTTCCTATGCTATGCGCATATCTTTGCAAATTAATAAAGTTGTTTGGAGCATGCTTGTTGATGGTAAATCCTTTGCTGAGGCTGAGATTAATGACATG ATATATGACTTTGACCGGGATTACAAGGATGTCGGCATTGCTCGGTttacaacaaaatattttgttgtcaGAAATTGCCTGCCTAATGTCAAGTCTGATATGCTTTTGTCAGCATGGAATCCTCCATCTGAATGGGGAAA AAAAGTGATGCTACGTGTGGATGCACGGCAGGGAGCTCCAAAGGATGGAAATTCTCCCCTTGAACTTTTTGAG GTGGAGATTTATCCCCTTAAGATTCATTTAACAGAGACAATGTACAGAATGATGTGGGAATATTTCTTCccagaagaagaacaagattcACAACGTCGACAG GAGGTTTGGAAGGTTTCAACCACTGCTGGTGCAAGGCGTGTAAAGAAAGGTTCACTTCTTGAAGCTTCTGCTTCAAGCAGTCATTCAATAAAAGAGTATGAGGCCCCATCCAAGTCTGGCATATCTGCAATGCTATTTCCCACAAGTCAACCTTCGGTCCATGTTGACTCGGCTCAA GCATCAAAAACACAAAATGCCAAAGCAAACTCTGGTACTGTTACTGGTTCAAACCCCGAGTTGAGAAGGACATCATCTTTTGACAGAACTTGGGAAGAGACTGTGGCAGAATCTGTAGCTAACGAGCTTGTGTTACAAAGCTTCTCTTCCTCAAAAAATGGCCAATATAGTTCTGCCAAGCAACAAGATGAATCAGCTAAGAATAAATCAAAAGATTCCAAAGGTGTGAAAGGTGGCCGTTCATCTCATGAAGAGAAAAAGGTGGCCAAGTCTCATGAAGAGAAGAGATCTAGGCCACGAAAGATGATGGAGTTTCACAACATAAAAATTAGCCAG GTTGAGTTATTGGTTACATATGAAGGGCAGCGATTTGTTGTAAATGATCTTAAATTACTGATGGATCAATTTCATAGAACTGAGTTTACTGGAACTTGGCGAAGACTCTTCTCACGAGTTAAGAAGCACATAATCTGGGGAGTCCTAAAGTCTGTAACTGGAATGCAG GGTAGGAAATTTAAAGACAAAGGCCAGAGTCAGCATACTGGTGCTGGTGTTCCTGAAATTGATCTTAACTTTAGTGACAATGAAGGGCAGACAGGAAAATCTGATCAATATCCACCATCGTGGCCTAAGCGTCCAAGTGATGGTGCGGGTGATGGATTTGTAACATCCATTAGAGGATTGTTCAATACTCAACGCCGCAAGGCAAAGGCATTTGTGCTCAGAACTATGAGGGGAGAAGCAGAGAATGATTTTCAAGGTGATTGGAGCGAAAGTGATATGGATTTCTCCCCTTTTGCTCGGCAGCTCACGATCACGAGAGCCAAAGAACTTATTAGGAGGCACACTAAGAAGTTCCGTTCGAGAGGACAAAAAG CCTCATCTTCACAACAAAGAGAATCACTACCATCGTCACCACGAGAGACAACTCCGTTTGACAGTGATTCTTCAAGTGGATCCTCACCCTACGAAGATTTTCATGAATAG